The proteins below come from a single Miscanthus floridulus cultivar M001 chromosome 1, ASM1932011v1, whole genome shotgun sequence genomic window:
- the LOC136493079 gene encoding LOW QUALITY PROTEIN: protein SAR DEFICIENT 4-like (The sequence of the model RefSeq protein was modified relative to this genomic sequence to represent the inferred CDS: deleted 1 base in 1 codon): MAAPPSHPFVYIDAAALHSLLPFTSLIPHLRAGLAHPDLSACIQCPQRVSFPLPTAAPSAALLLMPSWCAHPSLPYLALKAVTSFPSNAPRLPSVHAAVSLFSAATGAPLASIDGTALTLRRTAAVSALAASLLLASRSRPPSVLALAGAGALAPYLAEAHLAAVPSISRVLVWNRTRAKSAALVARLRESHPGLAVEEVDGDGMDEAVAAADVVSCATGSREPIVRGALLRPGAHLDLVGSFTPAMRECDDDALRLGRVFIDFEAAMEEAGELVGAVQRGVLRREDVAGTLSELAAGTVVGRRSDDEITVFKSVGTAVVDLLAAQLAYETHVAATKDA; this comes from the exons aTGGCGGCGCCGCCGTCGCACCCGTTCGTCTACATCGACGCGGCGGCTCTCCACTCGCTGCTCCCCTTCACGTCCCTGATCCCGCACCTCCGCGCGGGGCTCGCCCACCCGGACCTCTCCGCCTGCATCCAGTGCCCGCAGCGCGTCTCTTTCCCGCTCCCCACGGCGGCGCCGTCCGCGGCGCTCCTCCTGATGCCCTCCTGGTGCGCGCACCCATCCCTCCCCTACCTCGCGCTCAAGGCCGTCACCTCCTTCCCGTCCAACGCGCCGCGCCTCCCGTCCGTCCACGCCGCCGTCTCCCTCTTCAGCGCCGCCACGGGCGCCCCGCTCGCCTCCATCGACGGCACCGCGCTCACGCTGCGCCGCACGGCCGCCGTCTCCGCGCTCGCCGCctccctcctcctcgcctcccggTCCCGCCCGCCCTCGGTGCTCGCGCTCGCTGGTGCCGGCGCGCTCGCGCCCTACCTCGCGGAGGCGCACCTCGCGGCGGTCCCTTCCATCTCCCGCGTCCTCGTCTGGAACCGCACCAGGGCCAAGTCCGCGGCGCTCGTCGCCAGGCTCCGCGAGTCGCACCCGGGCCTCGCCGTCGAGGAGGTGGACGGCGACGGCATGGACGAGGCCGTCGCCGCGGCGGACGTCGTGAGCTGCGCCACG GGGTCGCGGGAGCCCATCGTGCGCGGGGCGCTGCTGCGCCCCGGCGCGCACCTGGACCTGGTGGGGTCCTTCACGCCCGCGATGCGGGAGTGCGACGACGACGCGCTGCGCCTCGGGAGGGTGTTCATCGACTTCGAGGCGGCCATGGAGGAGGCCGGGGAACTGGTGGGCGCCGTCCAGCGAGGCGTGCTGAGGAGGGAGGACGTGGCCGGGACGCTCTCGGAGCTGGCCGCCGGGACGGTGGTGGGGCGACGGAGCGACGACGAGATCACCGTGTTCAAGTCCGTGGGCACCGCCGTGGTGGATCTCTTGGCGGCGCAGCTGGCCTACGAGACGCACGTCGCCGCAACCAAGGATGCTTGA